The Anopheles moucheti chromosome 3, idAnoMoucSN_F20_07, whole genome shotgun sequence genome contains the following window.
ccggcaaacaaaacatctccTTTTGTGCAGCTCACTGATGCATTCCCGGCATCTCGCCGGCTTCGATTACTTTTCCGTCACGCTCCGGTGCCTTTATTGCCTGCAGTTTGGGCCCAGCGTTTTCGGGACCCAACTCAACCGAAGCACCAGGTTTTTGCTAGTCAAAGCAGCAACGCTTGGGTTCTGGGTGTGGGCGTCAATAACGGTCCCCTTCGCCCCCGGCGCGTTGTATGCGGACGGCACGTTtcctttaaaataaattatcgttGCTTAAAGTTTGCTCAATCATGCCATCATCATGTTGGCCGGTGATATTGCTAAATGGTTCGCTTAAAACACTAACCTGACCTACTTCAACACGAGGCGTCGTGCTTTTGTCTGGAGGCTGCGGATCTTTTTGGACTGCTGCAGGCCGGCAATCCGCACTTTGCAGTGGCGTCATCGGAAAACGGAACCTGGCCCAGGCTTCTGACCTTTCGCAATGGTGTGCTACTCAGTCCGACCGGGGGAACGTTTGTTCCTCCCTGCCCAATGCCAGTAGGCCGAGTAATAAATTCGCTCTCTcgcaaaccccccccccccaggcCCAGCGTTCGAACCTACGGCCTTGGCGGCTTTCCAACGCTGTGTGGCTGCGTAAGAAGGTCAGGTCAGGAGGGTGCTCTCGATAGTGATTTATCGCTTAAGTAGTTGTGTACTGCATTTCGCCCAAGCTGGCGAACCGAGAGTGTCGTTCTGCCTGTGCAAAAGTGTCTGAGATttgaaccaaaccaaaaaaaaaaaacgggggcCTGACCTGGCCTGCTACCATAGTGCCAACGTCATGCCTCTACTTACTAATGATTATTTTCAAGGCAATGACGAAACTGTCGTCACGCATTGTTAAAATTGTATGAAAGCAGCAAGTAAATCGCCTTTTTTACGCCTTAAGTCGTTGACAAAGTTTTGCAACTTTAACGCACTTCGAATGAGAGGGAAATCCCCATCGGGAGGGCTTTTTGTTGCAGCAAACTTACAACAGAGTGATTAGTGATCCTACAAAGACATAGTTCACCCCCCATTAACGTCACAAGCTGCCATGACGCAGCGGTTGATGGAGTTTCGGAATGGTTTCAAAACCAATTTGTTCCATTTAAAAGTCACCCTTGTTTCGGTGGTTGGCGTTTATCTTTTGGTGGAGAAAGCTTGGCTTTTGGGCAGGCGATCGAAGCGATCAGTCATGACTTGGTGTAATTGTGTTCTAGGACCTTCGCTTTCAATCCGGTTTTTAGTCGTCTAGTTAGGAAGTTAAGTAGAAACAGATTTTTTTAGGTATAAGAAATCGAGAAAATGTTTCTCTTGTGGTGgatttaattgtaattttattaGTACCACATTTTTAGTAGACttcaagaagaaaaatgaagtTGAAGGATAGCAGATGATAACTAAGATGGAAATAAAGAGCCTCTTAACCATAAGTCACCCTTAATATACCAGCAAAATAAGGGTAAATTAAGGGAATATTAGCAGCCGTTAATAAtccaaaaaaatcaaataaactcAAGAGCTTGACGTATAGTTATGGCGCGCACTGTAATAAAAACTCTAATTTTCATAGCAACATCAGCtgatggcgttgatggtttatgacaagaaaagaaattattaGGGTTTATCGGAGGGGGTTCGGCAAAAACAACCCCCTTTAGATGTGTTGTGTGTATTACAGTGTGTATCAATGAAAAAAATCACTGTATATCGTGGTACAACAAACACCCGATTAGATTATCAAACAGCTCGGAAGTTGTAGTTGTCAAACAATCGTTAtcttcatttgtttgtggTGAAGATAGCCGATGTGTGATATTTTGCGACCCTTACGACTACACATTACGATCGCCGATAGATAGCTGTGCAGTGGAATTGAACTCGCAGTCGCACGTAGTCACTCGCAGATAGCGAAAGTGTAAGCATGTCCGTAGACGCAACTCCCGCCATTATTATCGACAATGGAAGTCACACCCTGAAGGTTGGGTTTACCGGCGACGACGATCCGACGGGAATTTTTAGAAACCTTGTGCATTTGTCTGAAGGTGCCGATGGATCGAAGGTCCGTACTGTTGGTGGGGTGGCGCCCAATGAGAATGGACGCATTATCAGCCCATTGCAACGAGGCGTACCGTGCGATTGGGATGCAATGGAAAGTGTTTGGGAGTACACGTTCAAGGATGTGCTGAAGGTAGCGCCGGAAGATCACCGTGTGCTGCTCACCGACCGACCGCTCAGCGCTAGGGCAAACCGCGAAAAGGTCGCTCAAATAATGTTCGAAAAGTTCTCGACACCTGCCACTTACGTGTCGATGCAGTCAACGCTGGCACTGTACGGGACCGGGCGTACCAGCGGAACCGTGGTGGATGTAGGCGATGGTACGACCAGTGTTGTTCCGATCTACAAAGGCACACCAGCCACCGGAGCTATCGCGAGCGTTGACTTGGCTGGGTGCGATATGGTCGACTATCTGGCCGATGCACTCCACCTAAGTGACCGCGAAATGGCTCGCGAGATAATGGAAAAAGTGTGTGCGGTTAGTGCGGACTTGGGAAAGGAAACGGTGAGCAGTGTCGATTATAAAACTGCGAACGGCACTGCCGTCACGATTGGTGCGGAACGGTACCGTTGCGGAGAGGCACTGTTTAATCCGTCGGTAATCGGTCACCCGAAGATCAAACCCTTGCCGGAGCTAATTGTGGAGAGTGTGGCCGCTTGCAAGGAGATCACCCGTAAAACGCTGTACGCCTACATTGTGCTTGCCGGTGGAACGACGCAGCTTAGCGGATTTGCCGAGCGTCTGCAGCAAGCGCTCACGGCGCTGGTGCCATCGGAGTATCGGTGCAAGGTGGTGACGAGCCAACATCCCGCCCTGAACGTTTGGGCAGGTGGATGCATGGTCGCCCAAAGCCCCATGTTCCAGCAATCGTGGGTAACAAAGGAAGAGTACGAAGAGCATGGTGCTGACATAATTCATCAGAAATGTGTTTGAGGCTGTGGGGGTGGAACTGTTGCTCTCTTTCCACGAACGCTATTTAATCTGCAAAGTGGTGTGTTGCTTATCACGCCGGAAGTAAGATAATTTTCattcacaaaaacacaccccgATCCGAGGGAGAACGGTTCGATCAAATGttcgaacaaataaaaaaaaagaatgctgATAAAAAGTAACAAAGATAACCATAAACATTTGacacttttattatttttttattactgaAAAATATCATTCTGACTTACCGGGTTAATTCCGGGTAATTCGAATTTCACCATAAGCTGAATAATCGATACCCACTTGGCACAGGGTGTACATTACGTGCTAAGGGTTCagtaaatttaatttgagCTTTAAAACGTTGGACACTGAAATGTATTCACTTAGAGGGCTTACACAGCCAATCGATCATCGTGAATCCACTAAATGTCGTCATCATCAATCACTTTGCCAACGTAAACCCATAATATCCTCCCTGCCAATCCAACAATGGCGTTGAAAACTTTTAATCGGTCACCGTAAATACCTTATTTGGTCTATCTGATTAAGTAccttattaaaaatatattttttaaggTTCTTTTTCCTCTtgatcggcacaacaacctcggGAGTTCTAAAGGCCTGCTGTTTCTGGATTTCTTTAACTTACCCGTAGCCGGATATTCTGTCCTGCATACGAGAGCGCCGTGTCCAATACACCACTGGGTCGTCCCAATggttaatattataaaattatatttttaattaatactcagcaacaacaaaaaatgattaTTGAACTAGATTTATTAATATTGTTAGAAAACAGGCTTATAATTTGTTGCaaatgaattaagttgaattgAAGTTGacttttaaactttaatcgatttttctcTTATCATGGTTCCGCGATAATGATCCCTTATGTCATTCCGTATGTGAAAATATGAAACTGTACAGAATGATAAAGCCTGGATTATTTAACGGATTAAGActgaaagcttaagctttctaACTTATGGTATGATCAGTCCCATTGCTGGAATTACGATGCCGAATTGTGGGTTTACGATGGCAAAGTGACAGTTGATGACGACATTCAATGGATGCAGCATGATCGATTGGCTGCGTAAACTCTACATGTTGACTAACTTCTACGCAAGGCGCAATGTGGTTTTTAATTGAAAGTTGTAACTTCGACTTTACTAACATTGCTGAGATGCATAAAACTAATTACTTAAATTGAGCAACCATTCATTCGCTCAAATTTCGCTCAAATTTATCGTACGATTGACCCATGGCGAGAAAAGACTGTACTTCCACTACTAATTTCCAGAAACAAAAGCTACGAAATCAATAAAGAAAGAAGCTATTTTTGTTGACTTATCTGGACAAAGTTTGTTCAACGTCAGTGCACTTGAATTATGTCACAGTCCCCGAACGATGCCACCGCtataatgcaaaacaaatagcaaTTTGTGGAGTAGTGGTTTGATGAATAAAAACCGTTCTGCTTACTTATCACATCATTTACACTTGGGAGAAGCCGGAAATTAGCGGTCAATGGAGCGCGGCAAAATTTATGGCACAACGCGGGATttaaggaaaagaaataaaattccgCCCAATAAATCGTTGCCATTTTTGCTGGAACGTAAAATACCAGCGCACCAGATGACGAATTCAAACCGGATATCTAAATAGAATCGACGAATGGCCCCCAAAGAAAAAAGTGTACACGTCACAATCGAATTCTATCGATGGTGCTTGGCGGGAAGTggcttttcattatttatggCAAACGCGGTGTGGTGTGCGGGgatatgaacaaaaaaaaagaaacttatTCGAATTCGAGCGCATTGCCGTTATCGgttcaattcaattaaaagtgGGCAAGCCAAACGAATGAAGGCAATTTATTACCATCGGTGGTACCGTAAAATCCAATCATTTGCGGTCGAAGGAAATCACTCGGGTCCACGGTTGGCGTAATGACCACCCCGGGTCCCGGGTATGTGTAGCACCACGGTAGCCACGCGTAGCCACCTCGGTTGGAGTTCGGGTGAGAGAACGATACGATGGGAAGGAGAGCTGCTGGTGCGGCAGTGGGCCGGGTGAGTCATAGTCGAGCCCCATTTGAATGCTTGATGAAATGGCCGCCATCCCGATTGGTGATTGGCGGACTATCATTTTGTGTGATGCTACACCGGTGCTGTGTTTTGGTTGACACAGTAGTCAAGGTGATCGCCATTTAAGGATTGTGGAACGCATGTGTTTGTTTCTGCTCGGTAGCGATATCGTGCCTGTGTGGTGGTAAAAATTGTCTCTGCCTCGACCTGCTTTATCGATCAATACCGGGGGGTTTTGCGTTCCACAGCGCGTGGCTGTGCTGGGCTTTCAATATTCATACGATCACCACACGCCACAAATCCCTTGTCATATTATGTAACACACAAAACAGGCTTACAATTGATCATGCCTGACGGGCAAATCCTCTTTTGCCCGTGCAGCACGTGAAGATTTCGAAACATTTGTGCTGCCAGGATGTTGGCAACATTTCGTACGGTGTGTTGCTGTAACGCACGGAGAAAGGAAATTGCGAACCGCAGGAAAATCTAATAGAAAACGTGACgcggattttttttcattttcttcttctgctgtctgttttccttttcaacgTAGCACTTCTTACTTAGtttgtgggattttttttttgcactggACAAAGATGTGAATTTGTGGGTCTTTCTGAATGCCAATCCTGAATCGTGGCCATGCAGATATGTGTCAGCggtttgaaattgaatttgcaATTGAATTTCCTGCTGGGTTTGCAAATATTTCTTGCCTCTTTTGAATAAAATACTATTCTTTACATGGTAGTTTATGCTATTCAGTATATAGTTGTAAACTCCGCAGTCATAATTGCCTTACGGTTTAAAGAAACgttaaatatttgaatattctatattaaaaaaacaaacacatttacaTAAAATCCCACTCAGCGTTGTCGGTTTTATACAATTCTGTAATTTATTGTCTACAGTCAGTACTTAACACATGGCATACTATATAACGTTATAGTACATAGGAAACCGTATTAGTGGTAGTGTGTAGTATTAAATTGTGATGAAATAAAGATGAATCGAGCTAGTGTAAGTGAGCTACATTTGAGAGTTGTGTTTGAATGAATTAATATTCCTTTTTGAAGAGAGGAAAAGGAGCGCATTTCTATTCCTTCcttatttatgttttcgtaGTCCTTTTATCTGATATATAAAGCAGGTTTCATAAAAGAATTATCTTATTCATTAATTAGTTATTCAACTCATGGGATATAGCTTTTGTGATAACAATCGCTTAATGATTCAAATCTTTTTGAATAAGGTACTCCGAAAAGGAGTTGTGATTTGTTGCTCACTAGTAATAAATTATTCTCTTTATAATAAGCCTTAGTTGGGTGGATTTTGCCAAACCCTTTAAATTATAGATATTTCCATCAAAGTTAATAATTTACCAGTCTGACAAATTTCGTTAAATGAAACCCAAACGAAAGCGACCACCCTTACCGATGTAAAGCAGTAACGCTTTTTCAAAATGGTTGCAGCTGCCCTAGTCCAGACATTGATGCCGCATTGCTACACTATACCAGCGCAGAGAGGCatactttaattaaattatcccCATCACCGTGCGTCCCGAGTAAATGTGAGTGGAAAAGAGCGAAACGAGGAAATGCTGGGTAGCACCGAAACCGTTTTGTCTTCATCAAGTTTGTTCGTTCTTATGACGGTGAGCAGGCGGTGGACGGTGGCGGTTTGGAAACCGTTACCGTGTGGGCAAGCTTTTTCAAGCTAGCCAGTAATTAATTCAAATCTTCCTAATTACCGCAATTTGGCAACTTCGACCGTGTGCATGTGCGCGTCATAAGGATCGGTGAAGTCACTCAAAAGCGGTGCGCATATCAACCGAACGTCGTACCGAAGTGCTACTCCGTTTGGAGGAAGAcggtgtttttatttggtacaaaacaccaggcgtctccatgagCTGATATTTATTTCTACAAataaccaggcgtctccatgggCTGCGTTGCGGAGATTGTAACGTTGCAGGCAGAGCTTCTAAGCAAACTGAACTGATTAATGGGTGTACATAAACCGTAACAGCACCAACAGGAGTTAGTAAGAAACCAGTTTTTCCCAAAGTAAAGGCCGCTCGGTGTGCGTCAGCAATTCCGCTTCCTGCACACGCCGCATAAATCATGAAACTTTCACCAATTACAatgtcaaaattttaaattttcctcaTCAGCAGGCTAGAGATTTATCGCTCCGTGTGCCACTCCGGCACTTGAATAACTAGCGGAGAAATGTCGAGTCGAGCCGGGAGCTTTGTGTATGGAAAAAGCGTACTTTCACGCACACAGCCCCGAAACGGCAAACGAGCTGGGAAAtgggtgaaagaaaaatgagcTGTACGCTTTTCTTCTCACATCGAAATTTCACCGAAGCAACCAAACAGTTCCGGCCTTCTGCTGATGATGAATGGAAATCTTCGCATCAGTCGTTCGTTCGTGCAAAGCGCGCCCAGGCAGAAGGGGTTTGGCCAGAGCCGTGCCGTGGTATTTAGAAAAGTGGTCCAATTTGATGGATCACATCGTGGCATGTGGTAGTAATGGTTCCGCTTTAGAACCATTGAGATATCCTGCCGAGATCGTACGGCGGGGGAGATTGCTGGGGAGGTGGGGAGCATTTCCCGGTAGATTCCGGTCCTTTTGTGAAGGTTATTCCGGTACGATTACGCCTCAACTAGATAAAGTTTTGTACCAGCCAACCGCAACTGGCAGCAACCTTGCCATGCCAATGATTATGAATGAGCGCGATAACCATCGGGACTTCGTTATGCATCGTTACTGGGCGTCACTGGAGTTGTGCGCCATTGTAGTGCCTCAACCTCAAGCGCGTTACGTGGAACCATTGCGTCGCACGATTGGTTTAAAATAAGGACATGGATCAACGGGCCGACTGCCGGGCCAGTGCGGGAAAGGGCTAATTCTCAGCACGTGGCCCTGCTGACGATGGTACGCTATGAAAAACAAGACTTACAGGCGACAGTGGCTTAATTGATGTCTTTCGCACACAATCACTCCATTACCGGCACCACACCAGTTAGCTGATGTCCCTTTGGTGGGGAGCGGCTGAAAGGTTATAAACGATGATTAGTCGCTAGTCCAGATATCTTTTTTCTACACTTTATCTTCTTGTCGGATGTTTTATCTATAGGTTTGTGTGGTTTGAAAGGCCAGTAAATGGATCCATCACGCAGGGTTAGTTAGATTGTGATATTGATGTCGAACGCAAGTGCTATGTCATGTCCAGTTTTATGAAACTTCATAATTATTTCGTTGTCCACTATTAGGAATATTGAGTATACAAATATGctgaaattgttgaaaaatcaGTGCTTTTATTGAATAGACTTCAAGTAGTAGTAGTTAACTTCAAGTAATACGATATAGCACCACAGCTCCTTAAAGTACACCAATTGGGAATTTTTGTCACGAATAACGAAAATGATATTGGTTGGTGTCTACTTTCTTATCTTTAATTGACAgtttcacaacacacacacattttcgtCCCTCCGCAGACAGACTGTTGGCAAAAAAAGGGTATCGCCAGGAAATGGGAAACGCTTATCCCAAAAGCACATACCATCCATCATTTGCTACCACCATCTTCCGTGGAGGTCGAGCCACaaacaccgacacacacaaagcGTAATGTGTCTCATTATCGCGTCGTGTCGATCTAACACCGTTCCCAACTAACGATAGCCCAAAGTGTCTCTCGTTATTCAGATTTCCGTGGTTCGGTGTGTCTTCGCTTCCGTCTAATTAGCCGGCCCTGGCTGCGTGGCCCTTCGAGTGATCCCGAAGACAATCTCTACGGCCCCCGAAAGGAATTTTACGAAAGACCGTTCGCCAGTGTTGGAAGGAATCCCACCAGAGCGGTGTTTGGGCGGTGATTTTGTGAATCCTATTAATTTCCCTCATTCGTCGTTACGTTCGGTCGGTGGTGGTCCGCATTCGGGATCCGTCCAGGAGGATGGAACCGTTGTCCCAACGTCGATGGCACTTGAGCGGTGGCGAGCGTTGCCGAAATGTTTGGAAACGCTGGTACAAATGAGGAAGAGCAAGGGTATTAGCCGCAAGCCGGTTGGAAATGGACGTAACGGCGTGACGACCATTTCTATGGGTAATATCATTTTAATTGCGTCTTCATTTACGTAATCTATGCTCGTGTAGGACGGTTTCTCCGACTGTTCAAACCACAATCGTCATTAGGCAGATCAGTGGAAGGCAGAATGCTTGGTTTCGTTCTATTCGAAAGGAATTAGACGATGTGACGATGCTcggaggggaaaaaacaactGCTGTCCATTGAACCGTGACTGTATGATTTCGAGTTGATTTAGAATACGGTACagtcagtggaggatcaatccccttggaggcccagggcggaatttttcaaggggggcccataattttgctacggcattatcggtgttagggagatgtacttcaaacatgatgtaacaacaccagcaaagtctcggaaagaaagctcccttgcgtacatctcagagttctgttgcgtagccctgtaaacgggcctagtaagctagtctcta
Protein-coding sequences here:
- the LOC128300474 gene encoding uncharacterized protein LOC128300474, translating into MSVDATPAIIIDNGSHTLKVGFTGDDDPTGIFRNLVHLSEGADGSKVRTVGGVAPNENGRIISPLQRGVPCDWDAMESVWEYTFKDVLKVAPEDHRVLLTDRPLSARANREKVAQIMFEKFSTPATYVSMQSTLALYGTGRTSGTVVDVGDGTTSVVPIYKGTPATGAIASVDLAGCDMVDYLADALHLSDREMAREIMEKVCAVSADLGKETVSSVDYKTANGTAVTIGAERYRCGEALFNPSVIGHPKIKPLPELIVESVAACKEITRKTLYAYIVLAGGTTQLSGFAERLQQALTALVPSEYRCKVVTSQHPALNVWAGGCMVAQSPMFQQSWVTKEEYEEHGADIIHQKCV